A window of the Gasterosteus aculeatus chromosome 21, fGasAcu3.hap1.1, whole genome shotgun sequence genome harbors these coding sequences:
- the nktr gene encoding NK-tumor recognition protein isoform X5, giving the protein MANRGKDTNGSQFFITTKTAPHLDGVHVVFGVIISGFEVIKKVEGLKTDSASRPYADVRVMDCGQLFTKSANDVLEGKRKRASRSADSSLHTHDSSSPPSSSVGSESESDERYKLRKPKRHAKSKRSKRKRMESKKDIDVWPANQSSPSPVERETLEEDGEVEQEPSGRREKPVVRPEEIPPVPENRFLLRRGMPSQEEKTEIVEKEEQSVSTDPKPAVSKSGRKIKGRGTMRYHTPTRSKSRSASVEERRSSETPPHWKEEMKRTKVYQPPSSERWSKGDKLNYLSSSRWEDRSDSAWSRSAQHSSDRSSQRSSLRRQQMKEKKKAKRKKKAKKRKHDKKKSCESKPEEPILPVGRRSVSSEMKSRRSRSLTRSSSNPNNSPAWRRQSPLSFRDSRSYSRSYTPGRSRSKGRSRSYSRSRSLSRSRGRSLSRSRSRSYSRSQSRSRSRSQYRSRSLSPPRKKSLSRSPRKRNVSKHKADSGMSGKLPESKVPAAPRPPSVPAPESAPVIPMSDSPPPSRWKPDQKPWRPSYIHTQEIKAKVAPSSPTGQTAAGLTERAQTPKCLPGDSERHKAAGRSLSRSSRSRSYSRSYSRSRSRSYSRSRSRSPRKYKSRSSSYSRSNSENSQNTSSHKKSTLGKEWKAYYSSLSRIKNVDKYISTHSIQDALPGSEKTASCEPGPDASDSRRGGSSEKMRGSGSSQGEETKHCGAVLVERFNSKSEWDSDSDKVSRSNSATLTRKQKQAGRSDKTVDKKLSALTGWNSESDCENITAKTLAISEKEEGEASSESECETSRKSSEALMAQAPVAASSRPEESTEKAPQPEKHKSKKKSKRKCRHKRRSVNKSCSHHRKDKGKRSKRKQQRLKETFHWQPPLEFGEEEEEDESKREKPGGALKERPAVGSMDERCSSLNKIRNAEKDKTEKCIKKRPKHAELHLQSSKRNGENLPSVKEQESLDDMDICTPEHDAEIVEHLAAQDMCDRALTLRATSRPSDVPSRGGALREEPPPVASATSTAGLRDEAPAGRPAAAALGFKWRPLKGTSALRDADAPPLAAQRVQLQETPDAQSVRMEIKSTSRVRPGSLFDEVRKTARLNQRPRNQESSSEERSASGGSTRSPKKSRSASSRRSRSRGWSRSYSRSRSRSRSSSYTSRSRSPSRRRRGRGQSRSRSRTYRSYGSHSRASSSHSRSRSYGRRRRSRSDSYDSYSSRSASRRRRRRHSDSYRSSDRRSRSYRSSSSSSSGRSRSSRYS; this is encoded by the exons ATGGCCAATCGCGGGAAGGACACCAACGGTTCCCAGTTCTTCAT CACAACCAAGACGGCACCTCACCTCGATGG CGTCCACGTCGTCTTTGGTGTCATCATCTCCGGCTTTGAAGTGATAAAGAAGGTTGAAGGGCTGAAGACCGACTCAGCCAGTAGACCCTACGCTGACGTCAGAGTGATGGACTGTGGACAACTTTTCACCAAGTCCGCTAATGATG TACTTGAAGGCAAAAGGAAAAGGGCTTCCCGTTCGGCTGACTCGTCCCTCCATACCCATGACTCGTCCTCGCCACCTTCCTCCTCAGTGGGCTCTGAAAGCGAATCCGATGAAAGGTACAAACTACGCAAGCCCAAGAGGCATGCAAAGAGTAAACGTTCTAAAAGGAAAAGGATGGAATCGAAGAAGGACATTGATGTTTGGCCCGCCAATCAAAG CTCTCCCAGTCCTGTGGAAAGAGAGACGCTGGAGGAGGACGGTGAAGTGGAGCAGGAGCcgagtgggaggagagagaagcctGTAGTCCGACCGGAGGAAATCCCACCGGTGCCTGAGAACCGCTTCCTGCTGCGTCGGGGAATGCCGTCccaggaagaaaaaacagagaT AGTTGAGAAAGAAGAACAGTCTGTGTCAACTGACCCGAAACCAGCAGTGTCCAAGTCTGGACGCAAGATCAAAGGCAGAGGAACAATG cgATATCATACCCCCACAAGGTCTAAATCGCGATCTGCATCCGTGGAAGAACGTAGGAGCAGTGAAACCCCACCACACTGGAaagaagagatgaagagaaCCAAAGTGTACCAACCGCCGAGCAGTGAGAGGTGGAGCAAAGGAGACAA ATTAAATTACCTTTCCTCAAGCAGATGGGAGGACAGAAGTGACTCTGCGTGGTCCCGGTCTGCACAGCACTCCTCGGACCGAAGCTCTCAGAGGTCCAGCCTGCGCCGCCAAcagatgaaagagaagaagaaagccaaACGCAAGAAGAAGGCCAAAAAACGGAAGCACGACAAGAAGAAGAGCTGCGAGAGCAAACCTGAAGAGCCTATCCTGCCAGTGGGTCGAAGGTCAGTGTCTTCAGAGATGAAGTCCAGAAGATCCCGCTCTCTAACTCGCTCCTCATCCAATCCGAATAATTCGCCAGCCTGGAGACGGCAGTCCCCGCTGTCTTTCAGAGACTCACGGTCCTATTCTAGATCCTACACACCGGGTCGGTCCAGGTCTAAAGGGAGGTCAAGGTCATATTCAAGATCCAGAAGCCTTTCGAGGTCCAGAGGCCGGTCTTTGTCTAGATCCAGATCTCGGTCCTATTCTCGATCCCAATCCAGGTCAAGATCAAGATCCCAGTACAGATCTAGATCTTTGTCTCCacccagaaaaaaaagtttatccCGATCGCCGAGAAAGAGGAACGTCAGCAAGCACAAAGCGGACTCCGGGATGTCCGGGAAGCTTCCAGAGAGCAAAGTCCCGGCCGCCCCAAGACCCCCAAGTGTCCCGGCTCCTGAAAGCGCCCCAGTGATCCCAATGAGCGACAGTCCCCCACCCTCACGCTGGAAACCTGATCAAAAGCCCTGGAGGCCCTCTTACATCCACACTCAGGAGATTAAAGCTAAAGTAGCTCCCAGCTCCCCTACTGGTCAAACAGCAGCAGGTCTTACAGAAAGAGCTCAGACACCAAAGTGCCTGCCTGGGGACTCTGAAAGGCACAAAGCTGCGGGGCGCTCACTCAGCAGGTCCTCCAGGAGCAGGTCCTACAGCCGCTCATACAGTCGCTCAAGGAGCAGAAGTTACAGTAGATCCAGGTCCAGATCCCCTCGTAAGTATAAAAGCAGATCATCGTCCTACAGCAGGTCAAACTCTGAAAACTCCCAGAACACGAGCAGCCACAAGAAGAGTACTCTAGGCAAGGAATGGAAAGCGTATTACAGCTCCCTGAGCAGGATCAAAAATGTAGATAAGTACATCTCGACCCACAGTATTCAAGATGCTCTGCCAGGCTCTGAGAAGACGGCGAGCTGTGAGCCTGGTCCTGATGCCAGTGACTCGAGGAGAGGTGGCTCTTCGGAGAAAATGAGAGGCAGCGGCAGCTCACAGGGCGAAGAAACAAAGCACTGCGGCGCTGTGTTGGTAGAGCGCTTTAATAGCAAGTCCGAATGGGATAGTGACAGCGACAAAGTCAGCCGGAGCAACAGTGCTACCCTGACAAGAAAGCAGAAACAAGCAGGTCGGTCCGATAAAACTGTTGACAAGAAGCTGTCTGCTCTTACTGGATGGAATTCCGAAAGTGATTGTGAAAATATAACTGCCAAGACATTGGCCATATCTgaaaaggaggaaggggaggcgAGTTCAGAATCTGAATGTGAGACGTCCAGAAAGTCGTCCGAGGCCCTGATGGCACAGGCTCCAGTAGCTGCTTCTAGTAGGCCGGAGGAAAGCACGGAGAAAGCCCCGCAGCCAGAGAAGCACAAGAGCAAGAAGAAGTCCAAACGTAAGTGTAGACACAAGAGAAGAAGTGTGAACAAAAGCTGCTCCCATCACCGAAAGGACAAAGGAAAGAGATCCAAGAGGAAACAGCAGAGGCTCAAAGAGACTTTTCACTGGCAGCCTCCGTTGGAGTttggtgaggaggaagaagaggatgaatcAAAACGAGAGAAGCCTGGCGGAGCTCTGAAAGAACGGCCCGCTGTGGGCAGCATGGATGAGAGATGCTCCTCTTTAAACAAGATTCGtaatgcagaaaaagacaaaacagaaaaatgtatcaaaaaaaGGCCGAAACACGCTGAACTTCACCTTCAGTCGTCCAAGAGGAACGGGGAGAATTTACCCAGCGTGAAAGAGCAAGAGTCCTTGGACGATATGGACATTTGCACCCCAGAGCACGACGCCGAGATTGTCGAGCATCTGGCCGCACAGGACATGTGTGACCGCGCGTTAACCCTCAGAGCTACCTCGCGGCCCTCCGATGTGCCGAGTCGAGGCGGTGCTTTACGCGAGGAACCGCCGCCTGTTGCCTCCGCAACTTCAACCGCTGGACTTCGAGACGAAGCGCCCGCCGGcaggcctgctgcagccgcgCTCGGCTTCAAATGGAGGCCTCTGAAAGGAACGTCGGCTCTCCGGGACGCAGACGCGCCGCCGCTCGCCGCCCAAAGGGTCCAACTTCAGGAGACCCCCGACGCGCAGAGCGTGAGGATGGAGATCAAGAGCACGAGCCGCGTGCGGCCGGGATCTCTGTTCGACGAGGTCCGCAAGACGGCGCGGCTCAACCAGAGGCCGAGGAACCAGGAGAGCTCCAGCGAGGAGCGGTCCGCCTCCGGGGGAAGTACGCGCTCCCCGAAGAAATCCCGCTCGGCCTCCAGCCGCCGGTCCCGCTCCAGAGGCTGGTCCCGCTCCTACAGCAGGTCCAGGAGTCGATCCCGCAGCTCCAGCTACACCTccag GAGCCGCAGCCCGAGTCGCAGGAGACGTGGAAGAGGGCAGTCGCGCTCTCGTAGCAGAACATACCGGAGCTACGGGAGTCACAG TCGGGCGTCCAGTAGCCATTCCAGAAGTCGCTCCTATGGCCGCCGTCGGAGATCCAG GTCGGACTCCTACGACAGCTACTCCAGCCGGAGCGCGAGCAGGAGACGACGGCGCAGGCACAGCGACAGCTACAGGAGCTCCGACCGCCGATCCCG GTCGTaccgctcctccagcagcagctcctccggcCGCAGTCGAAGCAGTCGGTACAGTTGA
- the nktr gene encoding NK-tumor recognition protein isoform X6 — protein MANRGKDTNGSQFFITTKTAPHLDGVHVVFGVIISGFEVIKKVEGLKTDSASRPYADVRVMDCGQLFTKSANDVLEGKRKRASRSADSSLHTHDSSSPPSSSVGSESESDERYKLRKPKRHAKSKRSKRKRMESKKDIDVWPANQSSPSPVERETLEEDGEVEQEPSGRREKPVVRPEEIPPVPENRFLLRRGMPSQEEKTEIVEKEEQSVSTDPKPAVSKSGRKIKGRGTMRYHTPTRSKSRSASVEERRSSETPPHWKEEMKRTKVYQPPSSERWSKGDNRWEDRSDSAWSRSAQHSSDRSSQRSSLRRQQMKEKKKAKRKKKAKKRKHDKKKSCESKPEEPILPVGRRSVSSEMKSRRSRSLTRSSSNPNNSPAWRRQSPLSFRDSRSYSRSYTPGRSRSKGRSRSYSRSRSLSRSRGRSLSRSRSRSYSRSQSRSRSRSQYRSRSLSPPRKKSLSRSPRKRNVSKHKADSGMSGKLPESKVPAAPRPPSVPAPESAPVIPMSDSPPPSRWKPDQKPWRPSYIHTQEIKAKVAPSSPTGQTAAGLTERAQTPKCLPGDSERHKAAGRSLSRSSRSRSYSRSYSRSRSRSYSRSRSRSPRKYKSRSSSYSRSNSENSQNTSSHKKSTLGKEWKAYYSSLSRIKNVDKYISTHSIQDALPGSEKTASCEPGPDASDSRRGGSSEKMRGSGSSQGEETKHCGAVLVERFNSKSEWDSDSDKVSRSNSATLTRKQKQAGRSDKTVDKKLSALTGWNSESDCENITAKTLAISEKEEGEASSESECETSRKSSEALMAQAPVAASSRPEESTEKAPQPEKHKSKKKSKRKCRHKRRSVNKSCSHHRKDKGKRSKRKQQRLKETFHWQPPLEFGEEEEEDESKREKPGGALKERPAVGSMDERCSSLNKIRNAEKDKTEKCIKKRPKHAELHLQSSKRNGENLPSVKEQESLDDMDICTPEHDAEIVEHLAAQDMCDRALTLRATSRPSDVPSRGGALREEPPPVASATSTAGLRDEAPAGRPAAAALGFKWRPLKGTSALRDADAPPLAAQRVQLQETPDAQSVRMEIKSTSRVRPGSLFDEVRKTARLNQRPRNQESSSEERSASGGSTRSPKKSRSASSRRSRSRGWSRSYSRSRSRSRSSSYTSRSRSPSRRRRGRGQSRSRSRTYRSYGSHSRASSSHSRSRSYGRRRRSRSDSYDSYSSRSASRRRRRRHSDSYRSSDRRSRSYRSSSSSSSGRSRSSRYS, from the exons ATGGCCAATCGCGGGAAGGACACCAACGGTTCCCAGTTCTTCAT CACAACCAAGACGGCACCTCACCTCGATGG CGTCCACGTCGTCTTTGGTGTCATCATCTCCGGCTTTGAAGTGATAAAGAAGGTTGAAGGGCTGAAGACCGACTCAGCCAGTAGACCCTACGCTGACGTCAGAGTGATGGACTGTGGACAACTTTTCACCAAGTCCGCTAATGATG TACTTGAAGGCAAAAGGAAAAGGGCTTCCCGTTCGGCTGACTCGTCCCTCCATACCCATGACTCGTCCTCGCCACCTTCCTCCTCAGTGGGCTCTGAAAGCGAATCCGATGAAAGGTACAAACTACGCAAGCCCAAGAGGCATGCAAAGAGTAAACGTTCTAAAAGGAAAAGGATGGAATCGAAGAAGGACATTGATGTTTGGCCCGCCAATCAAAG CTCTCCCAGTCCTGTGGAAAGAGAGACGCTGGAGGAGGACGGTGAAGTGGAGCAGGAGCcgagtgggaggagagagaagcctGTAGTCCGACCGGAGGAAATCCCACCGGTGCCTGAGAACCGCTTCCTGCTGCGTCGGGGAATGCCGTCccaggaagaaaaaacagagaT AGTTGAGAAAGAAGAACAGTCTGTGTCAACTGACCCGAAACCAGCAGTGTCCAAGTCTGGACGCAAGATCAAAGGCAGAGGAACAATG cgATATCATACCCCCACAAGGTCTAAATCGCGATCTGCATCCGTGGAAGAACGTAGGAGCAGTGAAACCCCACCACACTGGAaagaagagatgaagagaaCCAAAGTGTACCAACCGCCGAGCAGTGAGAGGTGGAGCAAAGGAGACAA CAGATGGGAGGACAGAAGTGACTCTGCGTGGTCCCGGTCTGCACAGCACTCCTCGGACCGAAGCTCTCAGAGGTCCAGCCTGCGCCGCCAAcagatgaaagagaagaagaaagccaaACGCAAGAAGAAGGCCAAAAAACGGAAGCACGACAAGAAGAAGAGCTGCGAGAGCAAACCTGAAGAGCCTATCCTGCCAGTGGGTCGAAGGTCAGTGTCTTCAGAGATGAAGTCCAGAAGATCCCGCTCTCTAACTCGCTCCTCATCCAATCCGAATAATTCGCCAGCCTGGAGACGGCAGTCCCCGCTGTCTTTCAGAGACTCACGGTCCTATTCTAGATCCTACACACCGGGTCGGTCCAGGTCTAAAGGGAGGTCAAGGTCATATTCAAGATCCAGAAGCCTTTCGAGGTCCAGAGGCCGGTCTTTGTCTAGATCCAGATCTCGGTCCTATTCTCGATCCCAATCCAGGTCAAGATCAAGATCCCAGTACAGATCTAGATCTTTGTCTCCacccagaaaaaaaagtttatccCGATCGCCGAGAAAGAGGAACGTCAGCAAGCACAAAGCGGACTCCGGGATGTCCGGGAAGCTTCCAGAGAGCAAAGTCCCGGCCGCCCCAAGACCCCCAAGTGTCCCGGCTCCTGAAAGCGCCCCAGTGATCCCAATGAGCGACAGTCCCCCACCCTCACGCTGGAAACCTGATCAAAAGCCCTGGAGGCCCTCTTACATCCACACTCAGGAGATTAAAGCTAAAGTAGCTCCCAGCTCCCCTACTGGTCAAACAGCAGCAGGTCTTACAGAAAGAGCTCAGACACCAAAGTGCCTGCCTGGGGACTCTGAAAGGCACAAAGCTGCGGGGCGCTCACTCAGCAGGTCCTCCAGGAGCAGGTCCTACAGCCGCTCATACAGTCGCTCAAGGAGCAGAAGTTACAGTAGATCCAGGTCCAGATCCCCTCGTAAGTATAAAAGCAGATCATCGTCCTACAGCAGGTCAAACTCTGAAAACTCCCAGAACACGAGCAGCCACAAGAAGAGTACTCTAGGCAAGGAATGGAAAGCGTATTACAGCTCCCTGAGCAGGATCAAAAATGTAGATAAGTACATCTCGACCCACAGTATTCAAGATGCTCTGCCAGGCTCTGAGAAGACGGCGAGCTGTGAGCCTGGTCCTGATGCCAGTGACTCGAGGAGAGGTGGCTCTTCGGAGAAAATGAGAGGCAGCGGCAGCTCACAGGGCGAAGAAACAAAGCACTGCGGCGCTGTGTTGGTAGAGCGCTTTAATAGCAAGTCCGAATGGGATAGTGACAGCGACAAAGTCAGCCGGAGCAACAGTGCTACCCTGACAAGAAAGCAGAAACAAGCAGGTCGGTCCGATAAAACTGTTGACAAGAAGCTGTCTGCTCTTACTGGATGGAATTCCGAAAGTGATTGTGAAAATATAACTGCCAAGACATTGGCCATATCTgaaaaggaggaaggggaggcgAGTTCAGAATCTGAATGTGAGACGTCCAGAAAGTCGTCCGAGGCCCTGATGGCACAGGCTCCAGTAGCTGCTTCTAGTAGGCCGGAGGAAAGCACGGAGAAAGCCCCGCAGCCAGAGAAGCACAAGAGCAAGAAGAAGTCCAAACGTAAGTGTAGACACAAGAGAAGAAGTGTGAACAAAAGCTGCTCCCATCACCGAAAGGACAAAGGAAAGAGATCCAAGAGGAAACAGCAGAGGCTCAAAGAGACTTTTCACTGGCAGCCTCCGTTGGAGTttggtgaggaggaagaagaggatgaatcAAAACGAGAGAAGCCTGGCGGAGCTCTGAAAGAACGGCCCGCTGTGGGCAGCATGGATGAGAGATGCTCCTCTTTAAACAAGATTCGtaatgcagaaaaagacaaaacagaaaaatgtatcaaaaaaaGGCCGAAACACGCTGAACTTCACCTTCAGTCGTCCAAGAGGAACGGGGAGAATTTACCCAGCGTGAAAGAGCAAGAGTCCTTGGACGATATGGACATTTGCACCCCAGAGCACGACGCCGAGATTGTCGAGCATCTGGCCGCACAGGACATGTGTGACCGCGCGTTAACCCTCAGAGCTACCTCGCGGCCCTCCGATGTGCCGAGTCGAGGCGGTGCTTTACGCGAGGAACCGCCGCCTGTTGCCTCCGCAACTTCAACCGCTGGACTTCGAGACGAAGCGCCCGCCGGcaggcctgctgcagccgcgCTCGGCTTCAAATGGAGGCCTCTGAAAGGAACGTCGGCTCTCCGGGACGCAGACGCGCCGCCGCTCGCCGCCCAAAGGGTCCAACTTCAGGAGACCCCCGACGCGCAGAGCGTGAGGATGGAGATCAAGAGCACGAGCCGCGTGCGGCCGGGATCTCTGTTCGACGAGGTCCGCAAGACGGCGCGGCTCAACCAGAGGCCGAGGAACCAGGAGAGCTCCAGCGAGGAGCGGTCCGCCTCCGGGGGAAGTACGCGCTCCCCGAAGAAATCCCGCTCGGCCTCCAGCCGCCGGTCCCGCTCCAGAGGCTGGTCCCGCTCCTACAGCAGGTCCAGGAGTCGATCCCGCAGCTCCAGCTACACCTccag GAGCCGCAGCCCGAGTCGCAGGAGACGTGGAAGAGGGCAGTCGCGCTCTCGTAGCAGAACATACCGGAGCTACGGGAGTCACAG TCGGGCGTCCAGTAGCCATTCCAGAAGTCGCTCCTATGGCCGCCGTCGGAGATCCAG GTCGGACTCCTACGACAGCTACTCCAGCCGGAGCGCGAGCAGGAGACGACGGCGCAGGCACAGCGACAGCTACAGGAGCTCCGACCGCCGATCCCG GTCGTaccgctcctccagcagcagctcctccggcCGCAGTCGAAGCAGTCGGTACAGTTGA